In Dermacentor variabilis isolate Ectoservices chromosome 10, ASM5094787v1, whole genome shotgun sequence, the genomic window TGGCGACAATGTTCAGTGGGACGACGACTCTATCACGAAGCGTGCATGACTAGGATgacgtgacgatgacggcatgacgaatgTAGGACTAAGAAACTGGAATGACGCGCTTAAACGATCAAGATGAGGTAACCATGGtggcaacgaatgcatgacgactctATAACAACTAACGCGAGACAACGATGACAAGACGAGTCGGTTGACCAAATTGGATTGACAAAAATTCGACAATCATGAGGGCATCAACCTACTTGCGGCCCAAGCTATTTGTCAACTTGCGCCAATGGGTCGGTATAGAAggcatgacggcgatggcatTATGACACTCCCAGAACTAAGCCGGAATTAGACCAATGGAACGATTATGATGGCATCCCGACCATCGTGGTCGTTGATATACCTATTGGCTTAAGCTGGTAGACCATTTGGGTCActtgggatggatggatggatggatagatggatggagggatggagggacggacggacggttaaGCAGACAGCCAGGCTTAACACAGCTGAAGTAAACAACCAATTCTAATATTAGTAAAATGAAGATGATGGTACAACCACGGCTCTACACGCTGCGCTATAAAAAGGAATGCATGGTGACCAAAATGCCATCACGACGCCATGGCGTCGAAGACACGAGAGGGGTATCAGGATAATAGGATACCGACAAGCGCATGATGACGTTGTCGTGATGACAACTCGATCGCTGGGAGGAGCTTTCTTCTTGCAGTCGGCATAAAGGCATGCCTTCACCACTGTTCCCTTGAAGAGCGTCTCACACTGCCTTTATCCTCGTGGCATAGCTACGTATATGTCTAGTAGTGTGCAACTGTGAATTAAACGTTAGCGTTTTGACACAGTTTGAAAGCGGTGTGGGTCTTAAATATAAACTCTTTGTGATAGTAAAGTTGTAACATTTGCGGTAAATAAACATAAACCTTGCACATAATTGCCTTCTACAGAAACTTAAGGTAAAGGTGATTGTGCGCATTCCTATGGATTATACAAATATCCTTACACACCGCTCTACGGTTACTTCACTTCCATTGGATTCAGCTTTAGGACTACATAATGTTTTGTTGATCACACCAAGCTGGAGTGCAATTAGTTCCGGCGTAGAATTTCTATAAGCACTGCTATTTGTTCCTTAACTGCTTCAACTGCATAAATATTTTATTGTTCTAGATTCTATTCTGTTGCCATGACAATGACATGGATAATAggtcttctcttggtacccaccGAAACCGTAATTGTGATGGGAAAATCtataaataaatgaatttcaaaatattttttataTCAAGTGTTCACCCGAGCACCGGCGGTTGGTACAGGCACCTCCTTTGAAAGCTCTGAAAAATAATACTAGAGGCATAAACCAGCAAGCGTTGCTGTGCTTAACGTGGCACTTACGTGTGTGAATGAAAATGCCGCACTTTTCCTTCGATGTCCAGTACTCGAACTTGTAGGGTATTGCTTGCTCTTCTGTAAAGAGGCCGCGCATTGTACGCACGCATGAGCCCACAAAGCGAAGTTAAACGGTTTTTTTGTCATGCATTTGTAAGTGAATAGAGACGCCGGATTAAGATAATAATAAAACGATGCTTTACAATAGTGCGCACTCTATTGCTACAACATAACATAGGAAAAATTAAGGGCATGCTGGTAACCCGCACATCACATCTGGTGGCTCGCCACTGCCTCACTGGTTTAAATCCCGTAGTTTTCATTGTACGAGAGGCTAATCGGTGAagagatgggggcgaaatgcgaaaacacccgtgtacttagatttaggtgcccgttaaagaacctcaggtggtcgaaatttccggagtcctccactacggcgtgcctcataatcagaaagtggttttggcacgtacaaccaaccccataatttaatttttaatcagTGAAGAATACGCAACCTACGAAATTGTCATCACTGCTATCAACGTCGAAAATAACATTGGCTCATAGGAAATGTAGTTGTTCACCTCTGAAAACGATGAAAGTTACCGCCCAGCTAAGTTCGTGATTTCTTTACTATGAATTCATAAAATGCAAGAGCGTTTTATCTAAGCTTAGTGGAGATGATTGCGTTCATTTGACATATCTAATCAGCGCACAGCAGTTCGTTCGGCAGAGACGCGGGTATTATGAAGTTCTATTGgcttcagaaagaaaaaagagaagtgtAGGAGTGTAGGCCTCATACACCTCTGCAGAAGCGCCTGGGTAGCGCCATGACTTCTGAAAACACGAGCGCTGTTCTCGCGCGTAGTTGCGTTCCCGCTGCGCAGAAGCGCCCAATTTACCTGTATGCGGTGGTTCCACGAGAACGCACTTTTAACTAAAAACAATCTCTGACTGCAACTTCATACGCTACGTTGCCGTGTAGTAAGACAAACACGTCATTTGTGTTACTGTGGTAATTTGCTACGCCCCCGACGCGCTTGTACGAGTATGAACTGTGTCGTACGTCGAAAAAAATGTAGTATCAAGAAATCTAGATCCTACCCACTGCAGGATTCGATATTATTCGAATCATTTTCCTGGCAGCTAGGGTACTCTGCACTTCTTGGGGATTTCCCAAAAGGAGTAATATGTCGAGCAACGTTTTTGCACATAACGAACAGCTACGGCGCGGACGGGAGCGTACGTGTGACGACAGTGCAAGGCAACGGTGACGACGATCGTGTTGGCTGCATGGTACGATCTATGCCATTAATTCACGGCCTGACTTCCGCTGAAGCAGGTTGAGGTATTTTTACATGTCCATTGTTTTTTTGTACACTGtcaagcaaaattacacccgtttgccacacaacggtaatcgccatgtgtcttgtccgcatttcctttggttaacgcggcgagcccggtacttcccagtaacgaatggcatccgcgttatcagcatgacatagcattaccGACATGGAAGTAGCGGGCGCGCCGTTTtcacgaaaggaaacgcaagcaaggcagatgacgattactgctGTGTGGCAGATATCCACCCGAGATGGTGTACTTTTGTGTAAGAGTGTACACATCTACTGGAAGAACGTCAGCATCAAGAACGCCGATTTTGAGTCATCAGCGGCGGTATGCATTCCCACGTAGGAATGCATAACTGCCACCTACACCACGTGTTGTCGTGCAGATTAAAACGACGATGAAATTTGCACTACGGCATTGAAACGTGAAAACACGTTCGAAATGGGCCCGACGGAAAGTGGTCAATGCTACAAGCTTTCTACGTAGTGTTCGCTCCTGTGAGGAGAGCAGTCGTGAATGTGGCGTGATCTTGTAGACAGGAGAATGGTACTCAAGCACAGCGTCTGAAAGGTCGAGCTGTCAGGAGAAAGGAGCCACGTAAAGCACGTGCCAAACGCCTCAGAGAGCTAGTGGTTACAGTATATGCGGGGAGCACGAGGTTTGATTCGGCTGTCAGCCACATTGCCTTGTATTACATCAGTCTAAAATGTGGCGAGACAGCAAATGCCCGCGTATCTACCTATTTCAGAGCCTTACAATGAGTCAGAAAATGGCTCTCTGAACAATGAGTGGCATGCCTGCGCATCCTAAAGTTGCTTATACATAAAATTTTGTACCCAAGGAAGAAAGTCGGAAATCTGTATTACAATTCCTATTTTGTATTGATTTCTAGTCTTTTAGTTTGTTCCAGCCTTACTAGAATTGTCCCCGTCTCTTTCATACTACATAATGCAGCAATGCTACAAAATAAATGCGTTTTTATGTGCATTGCAGCCGGTGGTAATAATCAGCTTTATATTACACGGCACTTGTTGATTGATTCATATTTTGGTCataacatctcaaagcaacactgAAGCTGCAGGACGTCTGTGTAGGCTCGATGGTAAATTTTTCTGGCGTGAAGCAGGGGCAAAGTTCAATCTAACTACGCTAGCTTTCGTCGTTCCGCCAACACCACATTGCACGCAATCAACGCCGCGACCTGTAGCTTTGAGACCGAAAGCCTTCGCTTTTTTTGGTGGCACCGGATATACAAAGCCACCGCGATCAGGCTACATAAAAGGCCTAAAGATGAACCGGTGTGTAATGTGTACCTTGCACATATAATAACGTAAAGTAGCATAAAATAACACCTCATGTCATCACATCCACTTACATTTCCCTGTTCAGCACTTAGTCCGTTGATTACTTTGAACAACGTCTTATCGGTGTGCAGTTAATAGATATAACAAATTAAGTTTAGGTAGTTTTCTCACTCGCGTGTCCAAATCAACCCCAAGTTCGTGATCGACCGGCCCCATTCTTTCTTACCTTCCTGTACTTTTAGTCTGATTTTCATTACAGGCACGTCGCTTCCATTGACAAGCTTGGCACGTTCCTCGTATTTCTTCCTGCGAGAAGACCAGTCACGCTTTACATAGTTCCTTAAGAATGAGGTATCTAAATTGGTGATGCCTGCTGACAACGAGAGTTTTCAATTTGGTATGCAGATATTGGAAACTCGAGTACTGAAAGCAAACAAAGGAATCTTCTTAGACGCTGTGATATCTCCCAGACCATGCGTTATATGTGCTTCATGAAAATGCACAACAGATAACCACCTGGTGGCCTGAAAGTGCTAGAAAGCAATCAGTAACAGCTATAGATACGTATGGATGATTAAAATGATTTATACATTTTCTCGTGCAAATCCCTGGCCATGGCTATGTTCACAGACAATCCTAATATTCGTGACTGCATATTATGGGGCATCGTATTTGGGGGCAAAACGAATGCTTTGACAAACAGCTATATCACACGCAAGTTACTAGTGGCACCAATGGCAAAGctttatttgcacgagaaatgtTCCGCCCGAAAACACGATTAAATTATTATTAGAAATGCACATTTTGACCGCACGTTTTTCAAGAATAATGCCTTCAAAACACGTTTAGACTGATTCATATATTTAAGACACGAAAAATTAACCAGCCGCATTCACCATAGCCTAAGAAGTCGCCGAAAACCGATGACGAAGATGGACGTATGCTAACAATGTCGCCGCAGCGGTGAATTTAGACTCCAAAAATATGTTCCTTGTAACTAACGTGGTGATGCTGATAATCGTATGCAGAAGTTTGCCCATAACTTAAGTGACGGTAAGTATACAAGAGGTATTTCGCACCCTGGATAAAGCCAAGGGAGGCATCTATCCTAGGCAAGAATAGGCGTTCTTCTTAATGATTGTGTTCAGGGGGAGGTAATGCACCGGTGCACCGGTGGCGTAGatgtagaacacccgcctcgcctgcaagaggtccgtggttcgaatcccggtgccgcgcaattttaaAACCGGATTTtcaaaaaatccgcgtgttgataaaattgcataaaataggcctggagtgtggcctgatcccggttaccagaaccggtaacgcactccctcaccagagtagaattggccaccctggtggcTTTTGGCCaatttggccacaacctcctattgGAACACAacgatcaaaccccggccctccgtccccagcagctgcgaagcaactgaccacggtggcggtcagacctgcgacgcagcagacgaTGCTAAGAATCCCTGCCTCCGGACAGACCGGCATTGGAAtacgaacctggcaacgtttaacgctagaacgttatctagtgaggccagtctagcagcgctattggaggaattagagggcagtaaatggaattataatagggctcagtgaagttaggaggccaaaagaagtatacagtgctaaaaagcgggcatgtcctgtgctactggggcttagaggagagacgagaactaggagtcggattcctgattaataaaaatatagctggtaacatacaggaattctatagcattaacgaaagggtggcaggccTTATTGTGAAACTcagtaagaggtacaaaatgaagcttgtacaggtctacgcccctacatccagtcatgatgaccaggaagtcgaaagcttctatgaagacgtggaatcggctatgggtaaagtcaaaacaaaatacactatactgatgggcgacttc contains:
- the LOC142559634 gene encoding uncharacterized protein LOC142559634 isoform X2 encodes the protein MSETLAFNTSERIRHVCVTRTFMLPAAMDSGRTLEPEEEIRGTCQACQWKRRACNENQTKSTGRRASNTLQVRVLDIEGKVRHFHSHTWEHHAQM